The Calderihabitans maritimus genome contains a region encoding:
- a CDS encoding GNAT family N-acetyltransferase, with translation MSWNISRYIYDDYIIISIDLQNPQRNAVAEISKLGDSWFFNRLFVPPEHRRKGIANALMEELVKILDAKCITLRNEINPYGDMTYEQLLAFYKKFGFKKTEEGFVRYPKTKKQELNVK, from the coding sequence ATGAGTTGGAATATATCTAGATACATTTATGACGATTATATAATCATTAGTATTGATTTGCAAAATCCTCAAAGAAATGCTGTAGCTGAAATATCCAAACTTGGAGATTCTTGGTTTTTCAATAGATTGTTTGTGCCTCCTGAACACAGGCGTAAAGGTATTGCTAATGCATTAATGGAGGAATTGGTAAAAATCCTTGATGCTAAGTGTATTACTTTAAGAAACGAAATCAATCCATATGGTGACATGACCTATGAACAATTACTTGCGTTTTATAAAAAATTTGGATTTAAGAAAACAGAAGAAGGTTTTGTTAGATATCCAAAAACTAAAAAACAAGAGCTTAATGTAAAATAA